A genomic window from Antedon mediterranea chromosome 4, ecAntMedi1.1, whole genome shotgun sequence includes:
- the LOC140047407 gene encoding mannosyl-oligosaccharide glucosidase-like has protein sequence MDSMAIIAGEEKVKSPYGLVCQSTSTGNIDGLDGSDFGNINEDNSELEGFSRKNFKESGSDCIESKNDKKFVELPNENELLELNTDIGDFHTSVSGQEDGTMARKRNIQSPPGPNKMEVTSVNNGSTTNQGGISQRRSSKQKGILSAAKTNIGLRFVAVVILSSVSIGFYMWYTYSLASKVYTPLDVPKVITSNINNNKHVSLKQSQQTQNDRFWGTYRPGSYFGMRTRSSNSLVTGLMWFTQFLPAKKFSVRHNCEHSDALPKFGWLMHDGVNFGVQEIVEKGFTLMTEFVKRPGGDHGGDWSVRISGKNTTKQNSTSVVSILFYAALDGNGKMQYKTSADGTYLQEIQGVTNELGQFTMKFLQSKNTIKTHYLSTYSPSIHVLKDVVMKTGLRSYPFKGGKKIVGLVGDILKINQITDIEPNFMVHQVTLTLPFEVEVVFESGSFAQRPNHLSGLVLNQELAKYKTKFDGDFEQKFGLVKKGYSAKQIKIAKAILSNLIGGIGYFYGSSIVKSKYTNKPVDYWESALYTAVPSRSFFPRGFLWDEGFHNLLISQWNPDISMDIIGHWLDLMNIEGWIPREQILGQEARSRVPDEFVVQNNENANPPTLFLSIQSILRTIDSKAETSKQFISRIFPRLKVWYNWYNTTQSGPVPSSYRWRGRDSKTDRELNPKTLTSGLDDFPRASHPSDSERHIDLRCWMALASGIMADLAKQVDEPTEVYKATHNLLTDNALLDKLHWSPSKMIYSDFGNHSKTVFLQRLQPPPPPKPQPGKRIPPPPKMPMVRKLKGSPPKETFVDSFGYVSLFPFLLQVLEPNSDKLGNVLKDLKDPNLLWTKYGLRSLSKSDPMYMKYNTEHDPPYWRGTIWINMNFLAVRALNHYSNIDGPHSDTAWQLYQELRKNLITNILKQYDLSGYVWEHYSDVNGKGQGTHPFTGWTSLVVLMMAERY, from the exons ATGGACAGCATGGCAATAATTGCTGGGGAAGAAAAGGTAAAAAGCCCGTATGGGCTCGTTTGCCAGTCCACGTCAACAGGAAACATCGACGGCTTGGACGGAAGTGATTTCGGTAATATAAACGAAGATAATAGTGAATTAGAAGGGTTTTCCCGTAAGAATTTTAAGGAATCAGGAAGTGATTGTATTGAGagtaaaaatgataaaaaatttGTAGAATTACCCAACGAAAATGaattattagaactaaatacTGATATTGGTGACTTCCATACTTCAGTTTCTGGACAAGAGGACGGTACAATGGCGAGAAAAAGGAATATTCAAAGCCCCCCTGGTCCAAACAAAATGGAAGTTACTTCCGTAAATAATGGCTCTACTACAAACCAGGGTGGTATTTCGCAACGTAGGTCGTCCAAACAGAAGGGCATCTTATCAGCAGCCAAGACAAATATCGGATTACGTTTTGTTGCGGTTGTTATCTTGAGTTCAGTGTCAATAGGTTTCTACATGTGGTATACATACAGCTTAGCATCAAAGGTATATACTCCTTTGGATGTACCAAAGGTCATTactagtaatattaataacaacaaaCATGTGTCGCTAAAACAATCTCAACAAACACAAAATGATAGGTTTTGGGGAACATATCGTCCGGGATCATATTTTGGCATGCGTACAAGAAGTTCTAACTCTTTAGTTACTGGTTTAATGTGGTTTACTCAGTTTTTACCTGCAAAAAAGTTTTCTGTTCGGCACAATTGTGAACATTCGGATGCTTTGCCAAAGTTTGGATGGTTGATGCATGATGGGGTTAACTTTGGTGTGCAAGAAATTGTGGAAAAAGGTTTTACCTTGATGACAGAATTTGTAAAACGTCCTGGTGGTGATCACGGAGGAGATTGGTCAGTCAGAATATCTGGAAAAAATACT ACCAAACAGAATAGTACGTCAGTTGTATCAATTCTCTTCTATGCCGCATTAGACGGAAATGGCAAAATGCAGTACAAGACATCAGCCGATGGCACATATCTGCAAGAGATCCAAGGTGTTACCAATGAACTTGGACAATTCACTATGAAGTTTCTACAGTcgaaaaatactataaaaacgCATTATTTAAGCACCTACTCTCCAAGCATACATGTGCTGAAAGACGTGGTCATGAAGACTGGTCTTCGGTCCTACCCATTTAAAGGCGGGAAAAAAATTGTCGGACTTGTTGGTGATATACTTAAAATCAATCAGATAACAGATATTGAACCAAATTTTATGGTTCATCAAGTAACTCTCACTTTACCATTTGAAGTGGAAGTTGTTTTTGAGTCTGGTAGTTTTGCTCAGAGGCCTAACCATCTTTCTGGATTAGTCTTAAACCAAGAACTAGCAAAATATAAGACTAAGTTTGATGGTGATTTTGAGCAAAAGTTTGGACTCGTTAAAAAGGGATATAGTGCAAAACAGATTAAAATTGCTAAAGCTATCCTTAGCAATTTGATTGGAGGGATAGGATACTTTTACGGAAGCTCAATTGTAAAATCAAAGTACACCAACAAGCCTGTAGATTACTGGGAAAGTGCTCTATACACTGCAGTGCCATCTCGTTCTTTCTTTCCTAGAGGATTTCTTTGGGATGAAGGATTCCATAATCTATTAATCAGTCAGTGGAATCCAGATATCAGTATGGACATTATTGGTCACTGGCTTGACCTGATGAATATTGAAGGATGGATTCCGCGGGAACAGATTTTAGGTCAGGAAGCGAGAAGTAGAGTACCAGATGAATTTGTAGTGCAAAATAATGAGAATGCAAATCCTCCAACGTTGTTTCTTTCGATTCAATCAATCCTGAGAACTATTGACTCTAAAGCTGAAACCAGTAAACAGTTTATTTCAAGAATATTTCCTCGTCTCAAAGTATGGTACAATTGGTACAACACGACTCAGTCTGGGCCTGTTCCATCCTCATATCGCTGGAGAGGTAGAGATTCTAAAACAGACAGAGAATTAAATCCAAAAACATTGACATCCGGCCTTGATGATTTTCCACGGGCATCTCACCCATCTGATAGTGAAAGACATATTGACTTGCGATGCTGGATGGCTTTAGCATCTGGCATAATGGCAGATTTAGCAAAACAAGTTGATGAACCTACTGAAGTTTATAAAGCTACTCATAACTTGTTGACAGATAATGCTCTATTAGATAAACTTCATTGGTCACCTTCTAAAATGATTTACAGTGATTTTGGAAACCATAGCAAAACAGTATTTCTTCAAAGACTACAGCCACCTCCTCCACCCAAGCCTCAACCTGGTAAAAGAATCCCTCCTCCTCCAAAAATGCCAATGGTTCGAAAGTTAAAAGGATCACCACCAAAGGAAACGTTTGTAGATTCTTTTGGTTATGTTAGCTTATTCCCTTTCTTGCTACAAGTACTTGAACCAAACTCTGATAAGTTAGGAAATGTCTTAAAAGATCTCAAAGACCCTAATCTTCTTTGGACAAAATATGGACTGAGATCTCTTTCAAAATCTGATCCAATGTACATGAAGTACAATACAGAGCATGATCCACCGTATTGGCGAGGAACAATATGGATCAATATGAACTTTCTAGCAGTTCGTGCCCTCAATCACTACAGTAACATTGATGGTCCACACAGTGACACAGCATGGCAGCTATACCAGGAACTTCGAAAGAACTTGATCACTAACATCCTGAAGCAGTATGATCTGTCTGGATATGTTTGGGAACACTATAGTGATGTCAATGGTAAAGGTCAAGGAACTCATCCCTTTACCGGCTGGACTTCCTTAGTTGTCCTAATGATGGCAGAGCGATATTAA
- the LOC140047408 gene encoding KICSTOR complex protein kaptin-like isoform X1, giving the protein MAQDKYFHEAHFCSLSSQGNVYGMTKVKSQVDRSFKILVSSGKAGQITCIGFQRDETTSSLKPISIELEAGDLSIPDGAELLSLDTFQLDDILLLGFCFTKEDTIDNNTIQWLNASNIISTQLEPGADFTVAGLMQGLSSVELDFNCLFLKHRLIKQNGMTVHLCLMSGDDSKVHLFTLEREDFGNTIKCCEVSCEIFFPEFKELESCVICLDFLEIGDKRISAIGCDNGSVLVFVVDLKSLHILESWKTRHDHPIIVVKLFSNMISPDSKAALEICHLLASSVTTTSVVYRNILQNGFTNVKSLYNSNSHDLVMCACVADIDWDGEPAIILGTNGHCLLAYKWYCEDKTTLTIQTSDSPGQDAEEEEDDLWLPMEEYRLTYIRKFSHPLMGLEYVDMTGDGVCELVILCSDGVRILQHNLEKAKNEVMERLKKFKTVKDDDNK; this is encoded by the exons ATGGCGCAAGATAAATACTTTCACGAAGCTCATTTCTGTTCTTTGTCTTCACAGGGCAATGTATACGGCATGACTAAAGTTAAATCTCAGGTTGATCGGTCTTTCAAGATACTTGTGTCATCTGGGAAAGCTGGGCAGATCACATGCATTGGGTTTCAACGTGATGAAACAACATCTTCCCTGAAACCTATTTCAATTGAGCTTGAGGCTGGAGACCTTTCCATTCCAG ATGGAGCTGAACTGTTGAGTCTTGACACTTTTCAGTTAGATGATATTTTGCTACTTGGATTCTGTTTCACAAAAGAGGACACGATTGACAACAATACAATCCAGTGGCTAAATGCCTCCAACATCATCTCCACCCAACTAGAGCCTGGCGCAGACTTCACCGTGGCAGGTTTAATGCAAGGTTTGAGTTCTGTTGAACTAGATTTTAACTGTCTCTTTCTGAAACATAGACTCATCAAGCAAAATGGCATGACTGTCCATCTTTGTTTGATGAGTGGTGATGACTCTAAAGTTCACTTGTTCACTTTAGAAAGAGAGGATTTTGGAAACACAATTAAATGTTGTGAAGTATCATGCGAGATTTTTTTCCCAGAATTTAAAGAACTTGAAAGCTGTGTGATTTGTCTTGATTTCTTAGAAATCGGGGACAAACGAATTTCAGCGATTGGTTGCGACAATGGCTCTGTATTAGTATTTGTCGTTGACTTGAAGTCGTTGCACATATTAGAATCTTGGAAAACGAGGCATGACCATCCTATCATTGTCGTTAAATTGTTCTCCAACATGATCAGTCCAGATTCTAAAGCTGCATTAGAAATTTGCCATTTGTTGGCATCTTCTGTTACAACTACCTCTGTTGTTTATcgtaacattttacaaaatggaTTTACAAATGTGAAATCTCTTTACAATTCAAATAGTCATGATTTAGTGATGTGTGCATGTGTGGCCGATATTGATTGGGATGGCGAACCGGCGATCATACTTGGCACAAACGGTCATTGTTTATTGGCGTACAAGTGGTATTGCGAGGATAAAACTACATTGACAATTCAAACTTCAGACTCACCAGGACAAGATGCAGAAGAGGAAGAGGATGATCTCTGGCTGCCAATGGAAGAGTATAGATTAACATATATACGTAAATTTTCTCATCCATTAATGGGGCTTGAGTATGTTGACATGACTGGGGATGGTGTGTGTGAATTGGTTATCTTATGCTCAGATGGAGTAAGGATTCTTCAACATAATTTGGAAAAAGCAAAAAATGAAGTTATGGAAAGACTAAAAAAGTTTAAAACGGTAAAAGATGATGACAACAAATAA
- the LOC140047408 gene encoding KICSTOR complex protein kaptin-like isoform X2: protein MTKVKSQVDRSFKILVSSGKAGQITCIGFQRDETTSSLKPISIELEAGDLSIPDGAELLSLDTFQLDDILLLGFCFTKEDTIDNNTIQWLNASNIISTQLEPGADFTVAGLMQGLSSVELDFNCLFLKHRLIKQNGMTVHLCLMSGDDSKVHLFTLEREDFGNTIKCCEVSCEIFFPEFKELESCVICLDFLEIGDKRISAIGCDNGSVLVFVVDLKSLHILESWKTRHDHPIIVVKLFSNMISPDSKAALEICHLLASSVTTTSVVYRNILQNGFTNVKSLYNSNSHDLVMCACVADIDWDGEPAIILGTNGHCLLAYKWYCEDKTTLTIQTSDSPGQDAEEEEDDLWLPMEEYRLTYIRKFSHPLMGLEYVDMTGDGVCELVILCSDGVRILQHNLEKAKNEVMERLKKFKTVKDDDNK from the exons ATGACTAAAGTTAAATCTCAGGTTGATCGGTCTTTCAAGATACTTGTGTCATCTGGGAAAGCTGGGCAGATCACATGCATTGGGTTTCAACGTGATGAAACAACATCTTCCCTGAAACCTATTTCAATTGAGCTTGAGGCTGGAGACCTTTCCATTCCAG ATGGAGCTGAACTGTTGAGTCTTGACACTTTTCAGTTAGATGATATTTTGCTACTTGGATTCTGTTTCACAAAAGAGGACACGATTGACAACAATACAATCCAGTGGCTAAATGCCTCCAACATCATCTCCACCCAACTAGAGCCTGGCGCAGACTTCACCGTGGCAGGTTTAATGCAAGGTTTGAGTTCTGTTGAACTAGATTTTAACTGTCTCTTTCTGAAACATAGACTCATCAAGCAAAATGGCATGACTGTCCATCTTTGTTTGATGAGTGGTGATGACTCTAAAGTTCACTTGTTCACTTTAGAAAGAGAGGATTTTGGAAACACAATTAAATGTTGTGAAGTATCATGCGAGATTTTTTTCCCAGAATTTAAAGAACTTGAAAGCTGTGTGATTTGTCTTGATTTCTTAGAAATCGGGGACAAACGAATTTCAGCGATTGGTTGCGACAATGGCTCTGTATTAGTATTTGTCGTTGACTTGAAGTCGTTGCACATATTAGAATCTTGGAAAACGAGGCATGACCATCCTATCATTGTCGTTAAATTGTTCTCCAACATGATCAGTCCAGATTCTAAAGCTGCATTAGAAATTTGCCATTTGTTGGCATCTTCTGTTACAACTACCTCTGTTGTTTATcgtaacattttacaaaatggaTTTACAAATGTGAAATCTCTTTACAATTCAAATAGTCATGATTTAGTGATGTGTGCATGTGTGGCCGATATTGATTGGGATGGCGAACCGGCGATCATACTTGGCACAAACGGTCATTGTTTATTGGCGTACAAGTGGTATTGCGAGGATAAAACTACATTGACAATTCAAACTTCAGACTCACCAGGACAAGATGCAGAAGAGGAAGAGGATGATCTCTGGCTGCCAATGGAAGAGTATAGATTAACATATATACGTAAATTTTCTCATCCATTAATGGGGCTTGAGTATGTTGACATGACTGGGGATGGTGTGTGTGAATTGGTTATCTTATGCTCAGATGGAGTAAGGATTCTTCAACATAATTTGGAAAAAGCAAAAAATGAAGTTATGGAAAGACTAAAAAAGTTTAAAACGGTAAAAGATGATGACAACAAATAA